The DNA region CACCAAGCTCAATCTCGGGGCGATGCAGCCATCGCTTGTGCTGATCGATGCGGCGACGGGCGCGTTGATCGAAAAACATGTGCTGCCGGCCGAATGGTCGCAGCTGTCGACCCGCCACGTCGACCTCGACGGCGACGGCCGCATCTGGTTCGCCTGCCAGTATGAAGGCCACCGCAAGGACCTGCCGCCGCTTGTCGGTCATTTCGCCAAGGGCGAAGATCTTTCCTTCGTCGAGCTGCCGGAAGAGACGACGCGCAGGCTTGCCAACTACGTCGGCGCGATCGCCGTCAATCGCAGCGAAGGCCTCGTCGGCATCACCTCCCCGAAAGGCGGCGCCTCGGTGACGATCGACGCGAAAACCGGCAAGGTGCTGGCCGAGACGGTCGTTGCGGATGCCGCGGGCATCGCGCCGGCAAGAGAGGGCTTTGCCGTCTCCTCCTATGATGGCGACTTCCTGTCGACCCGCAGCGCCGTCGCCTGGGATCAGCACATCGTTCGGATCTCTCAGCCGACGCGCGCATAGGCCTTCTGCTCGGCACTGATCGCCGACGCCGCGGCCCTTGCCGCTTCATGCAGCCATTCGGTCCCGCGCACCCGCAGATCGTCCAGGATCGCCACCGCCGCCGTCGGATCGTCGGAATGGCAGTTGGCGATCTCAAAGCCCATCAGCTCGAGCATCGTCGGCGCAAGCAGGATTTCCGGGTGCTTGTCGATCTCGATCTTGCGGCTGTTCGGCGAGAGCCGGCGCAGGAGGATATGCCCGGAGACGGTATAGTGAGGATCGGCCGAGCGCATACGCCCTCCGGCAATCTTGTCCGCATGGATCGTCCCGTGCTGCGGCCCGTGGCAAAGCGACCAGGCCGACTGCACCAGCGCCTTCGCCTCGCGCAGAACCGGCCCGCCCTGCCATTCGCAATAGGCGACGAAACGTGGCCGACCGAGACTGCCGGTGCCGGCGCGATGCGGCTTGGCCACGAAGCGACCTGAGCCGGATGGCAATGCACCGGTAAGCGCCTTGATATAGGCGGGAGGCGCCGGTTTCTCGCCGGGACGCAGGGTCTCGTATTTCTCCCAAAATTCCCGGCGTTCGGCATTCGGCAGCACCAATGCCTTGCGGAGCCATTTGTAGTCGCGCTCGAGGATGACGGGCAGCGGATTCTCAAGGCCCCTGCGATAGCCGGTGAGGATCAGTTCGCCGACCATGCGGACGGACGGGCCGTTGTCGCCGCGCGCCAGGATGGCGCTTGCCGCCAGACGAACGAGGTCGAGCGCATAAGGCATGACCGCCGCGTCGTCGAAATCATTGACGCCCCAGACAAGCCGGCCCTCGACGTCGCGCCAGGTGCCGAAATTTTCCAGATGCATATCGCCGACTGCCAGCACTTCAGGCGCACCTGCGAGGTCCGGGCAGATATCGAGGATGGTTTCGCACCAGCGCCAATAGGTGGCGCGCAGGAAGACGAACGCGTTGCTGCGCATCTTCTTGTGCTTCTCCCGCAGATCCTTCTTGACGAGATCGTTGCCGAGTTCGCCAGCCAGCCAGTTCTCGAAATTCCGCACCGATTGCGATATCGTCGTCATGCCGCTGATGCACCATCATTTCGAGTTCGACGCGAGAATACGCGCTCCGCGCGAGGCTGCAATCGCCATTGCACGGTTTCGGTGGTGCTGATGAAGCAGGCTTGTGGAGCGACGGCACGGCGAAAGGTTGCCCCAGCGACACGGTTTCCGGTTTCCGGCGGCACCGGCACGGATTTCGGCAAGGTCCAGCTTGTCGAATCCGGCCCGTCATGCCACTTTCCCGGCTTCGAGAGGGGCAGCCATGAGCGAGACTGACAGGGGCGATTTCCGCGCGCGAATCCGCCGCAATTTTGCGCGCCAGGCGGCGATGCAGACGATCGGCGCGGAGCTGACGCGCGTCGAGCACGGCGTCGTCGAGATCGAGCTTCCCTTCGACGTCAAACTGACACAGCAGCACGGCATCCTGCATGCGGGCATCATTTCGGCGGCGCTGGATTCGGCCTGCGGCTTTGCGGCCTACAGCCTCATCGATCCCGAGGCCTCGATCCTGACGATCGAGTTCAAAGTCAACCTGATGTCGCCGGGGCGTGGCGAGCGCTTCCTGTTTCGCGGCGAAATCACCAAACCCGGCTCCACCATTATCGTCGCCGACGGGCGAGGCTACGCGATCAGCGACGGGCCGGCGAAACTCATCGCCTCCATGACCGGAACGATGATGGTCATCCGCGGCAGAGAAGGAATCACAGGATGAAGTTCGAGCTGAAGTCGGTCGCAGGAAAATCCATGCTTTTCGTCATGGCGGCGGAGGCCGAATACGGCTCCTTCCTGCGTTCGCGCATCGAACCCTTGATGACCGGCGTCGGCCCGGTCGAGGCGGCGGTCGCGCTGACCAAGACCCTGGCACGGCTGGATGCGGCCGACGACCTGCCGGATCTCGTGGTTTCGCTTGGCTCGGCCGGTTCGGCGAAACTGGAGCAGACCGAAGTCTATCAGGTGAGCTCGGTCTCCTATCGCGACATGGACGCTTCGCCGCTCGGTTTCGAAAAGGGTAGGACGCCGTTTCTCGACCTGCCCGCGGCGCTCGAGCTGCCGCTGCGCATCCCCGGCATTCCCGAAGCAAGCCTTTCCACCGGCGGCAACGTCATCTCGGGCGCCGCCTATAGCGACATCGACGCCGACATGGTCGACATGGAGACTTATGCAGTGCTGCGCGCCTGCCAGGGCTACAAGCTGCCGCTGATCGGCCTGCGCGGCATTTCCGACGGTGCGGTCGAACTGCAGCATATCTCCGGCTGGACAGAATATCTGCATATCGTCGATCGCAAGCTCTCCTACGGCGTCGACAGCCTGTTCACGGCGCTGGAGGACGGGGTTTTCTGGTTTTAGAGTTCAGCGCCGCGCGTCTTCTCCGACGCGCGGGGACAATCGGAACAATAAAAACTCGACGCCGCCGATTTCCCGGATTGCCAGGCGAAGCGCTTTTCTTTAAAGCCTCGCCATGACCCAGACAGCACATCCCGACTCCGTTCTCATCGTCGATTTCGGCAGCCAGGTGACCCAGCTCATCGCACGGCGCGTGCGCGAGGCCGGCGTCTATTGCGAGATCGTTCCCTTTCAATCCGCCGAAGAGGGCTTCAAGCGCCTGCAGCCGAAGGCGGTGATTCTGTCCGGCAGTCCGGCTTCGACGGTCGACGAAGGGTCGCCGCGAGCACCCCAGATCATCTTCGACAGCGGCCTGCCGCTCTTCGGCATCTGCTACGGTCAGCAGACGATGTGCATGCAGCTCGGCGGCAAGGTCGAAAGCGGCCATCACCGCGAATTCGGCCGCGCCTTCCTCGACGTCGACAAGGACTGCCAGCTGTTCGAAGGCCTCTGGTCCTCCGGTTCGCGCCATCAGGTGTGGATGAGCCATGGCGACCGCGTCACGGCGCTGCCGGATGGTTTCGAGGTGGTCGCCACCTCTTCCAATGCGCCCTTCGCCTTCATCGCCGACGAGAAGCGCAAATATTACGGCGTGCAGTTCCATCCGGAGGTCGTCCATACGCCCGACGGCGCCAAGCTGATCGGCAACTTCATTCACAATGTCGCGGGCATCAAGGGTGACTGGTCGATGTCGGCCTATCGCCAGAAGGCGGTCGAAGAGATCCGCAAGCAGGTGGGCGACAAGCGCGTCATCTGCGCGCTTTCGGGCGGCGTCGACAGCTCCGTCGCGGCGCTGCTGATCCATGAGGCCGTCGGCGACCAGCTGACCTGCATCCTCGTCGACCACGGCCTGATGCGCAAGGACGAGGCGGCCAATGTCGTCGCCATGTTCCGCGAGCATTACAATCTGCACCTCCTGCATGTCGATGCGTCGGACCGTTTCATCGGCGAGCTCGAAGGCGTCAGCGATCCGGAGACCAAGCGTAAGATCATCGGCCGGCTCTTCATCGAGACCTTCGAGGAAGAGGCGAAGAAGCTCGGCGGCGCCGATTTCCTCGGCCAGGGCACGCTCTATCCCGACGTCATCGAGAGCGTTTCCTTCACCGGCGGCCCGTCGGTGACGATCAAGTCGCATCACAATGTCGGCGGCTTGCCGGAGCGCATGAAGATGCAGCTCGTCGAGCCGCTGCGCGAACTCTTCAAGGATGAGGTGCGCGCGCTCGGCCGCGAGCTCGGCCTGCCCGACAGCTTCATCGGCCGCCATCCCTTCCCCGGTCCGGGCCTTGCGATCCGTTGCCCCGGCGGCATCACCCGCGAGAAGCTGGAGATCCTGCGCGAAGCCGATGCGATCTATCTCGACGAAATCCGCAAGGCCGGGCTCTACGACGCCATCTGGCAGGCCTTCGCCGTGCTGCTGCCCGTCCAGACCGTCGGCGTCATGGGCGACGGACGCACCTACGAATTCGTCTGCGCATTGCGCGCCGTCACGTCAGTCGACGGCATGACGGCGGATTTCTACCACTACGACATGGAATTCCTCGGCCGCGCCGCCACTCGCATCATCAACGAGGTGCGCGGCATCAACCGCGTGGTCTACGACGTCACATCGAAGCCGCCCGGCACGATCGAATGGGAATGAGGGCAGAAGCCGCCGTCCGAGACCGCTATTTCAGCGGCAGAAACAGCTCCGCCACCGCCTCATGCTCCGGCACCTCCGGGAAGAAGCTTAGCCGCTGGCAATAGATCGGGAAATCGCGTGCTTGCTCGCCGCTCGCCGGAAGCCAGTCGCGATAAAGGTAGAGTGCCGGCCTCCAGATTATCGGTATTGCCGAGGACGCGCAGCACCGCGCAGCGCCCGCCGGGGATCTCGCCGGCTTTGATCCCTTCGCCCGCCTCGATCGGCCGGCTGGTCCCCACGCAGAGGTCGACGCTATAATCGGCAGGCTCAGCAGGGCGCCGTTCTGAACGCCAGACGTTGAAGGTCGGACTTGTCCTGGGGTGCAGACCGGCGGCCTTGCGCCAGGCGATGAACCGCTGGATGGTGGCGGCGAGCATCGCCGGGTCACCCCGATGCTGCATGATCGCCACCGGCGTGGGCGGCACATTGCGGATCGTCATGTCGTTGGGGGTAAAAGTCTTCTGCATCAGCTTGCTCCTGGCGTTGCCGAGAGGTCCGAAGGCCGCAAGCCACGGCTCCCAGTCGGGAGACTTCCGGAACGACGAAGGCGATTGACCGAACCTTTGCCGAAAGGCGCGGGCGAAAGCATCCGGTGCGGTGTAGCCGGCCTTCATCGTATAGCCAAAAACCAATTGCAAATTAAAATCAGTTGATCTAGCCTGTTTCCTATCGGTGCGCAGCCGAACGCACGTGGATGCTCCGTTCAAAAAGGGAAGTTGGCATGGCCAAGCTCGTATTCGGGATGAACCAGTCGCTGGACGGCTACGTCGACCACACGGCCTTCGGGCCAAGCCCCATCCTCTTCCGCCACTTCGTCGAGCAGGCTCGGAGGCAGGCGGGCAGCGTCTACGGCCGCCGGATGTATGAGGTCATGCGTTATTGGGATGAGGATCATCCCGAGTGGAATGCAGAGGAACAGGCCTTTGCAGCGGCGTGGCGGAAGCAGCCGAAATGGGTGGTCTCGCGGTCATTGACGTCGGTCGGCCCCAACGCCAGCCTTGTCGGGGATGATCTCGAGGGCGCGATGCGCGCTCTAAAGGCCGAGCGTGACGGAGAGATCGAAGTTGCCGGGCCGGACCTGGCGCAAAGCCTTACCGGACTCGGCCTGATTGTCGTGCTTGGCCACGGCAAACCATATTTCGCCGGGCCCCGACCGCCGCTTCGTCTTGTGAGCCATAATCTGATCGACGAGAATGTGATCAAGCTCACCTATGTTCCTGCCTAATGAGGAGCCGCAAGTGACGTTGCCGGCGAAGACGGAAGGCACGCATAGGCCGGCCGAGGTTCAGTCACCACGGCCGGCCTTGATTGTGTAAGGACGTTGCGGATCCAGAGCCAGCTTCAGCGGCCGTAAGTCACCTCGATCGAGGCCTTGTCGAGCGTGTTGGCCCTGACATAGAAGCCGACCATGGCGCCCGGCGCCGTCTCCGGAAGCGGAAGCTTGTCCACCTTGAGCGCGTAGACGGTGAACTGGTAGCGGTGCGGCTTATCGCCGGTCGGCGGGCATGCGCCGCCATATCCGGAAGTGCCAAAATCGGTGTGACCTTCCACGGCGCCTGCGGGAAGCTTCTTGCCACCACTTGCGCCGGTGGCAATCTTCGAAATATCTGCGGGGATATTGAACACCGACCAATGCCACCAGCCGGAGCCTGTGGGCGCATCCGGATCGTATGCCATGACGGCGAAGCTCTTGGTACCCTCGGGCGCGCCCGACCAGGCCAGTTCCGGCGAAATGTTTCCGCCCGAGCAGCCGAAGCCGTTGAAGACCTGCGCGTCGGCCATGGCCTTGCCGGCGGCTAGATCCTTCGAGGTGAGCTTCATTTCGGCGTGGGCGGCCGTGGCGCCGAAGACGGAGGCGGCCATAAGTGCTGCTGTGATCAAACGCATTGTTGTTCTCCTTGGTTGACGATGCCGGGAAACTATCGTCACCGCGCCAGCGCATCTGCCCCGCTCTGCTCAATTTCTGCCCCGATCCGCTCAAAGTGCTCGGGGCCGCTGCGTACATGACGCGGGCTGACGCCAAACCGCTCCTTGAAGCGTGCGGAAAATTGCGAAGGCGAATCGTAACCGACCTCCAGCGCAACCTGCGCCATCGGCAATGTCGTCGTCTGGATAAGCGCCAGAGCGCGGTTCATCCGGGTATCGCTCAAGACCTCGCTGAAGGCGGTATTCTCGGCGGAGAGCCTCCGCCTCAGCGTCGCCTCACTCATGTTGAACAAGCCCGCAGCATTCGCCAGCGTCCAGGCGCCGGCCGGATCAGCTTCGATCATCTGCCGCAGCCGGTCCTCAAGTCGAGGGCTTTCGCATCGGCCGAGCACCGCCCCGCAGAGCGCGAACCAGGTGACGAGTTCCATCAGACGGGCCTTGGCGATGGCGCCCGGAAGCCGCGCCAGATTGCCCGGCTGACTGCAATATTCGAACAAGGCAGCAGCTTCCTCCGGCAGCCTCGAGGTGCTGGCCGGAAGAGGCCGTGATGGCACGGCGACCGATCCCATCCTATCATAAGCGTCCTCGAAAAGCTGTCGCGGAATTGGAAGCGCCAGGGTCTGATATTTCTGCGGCGCCTTCGGAATGTTCTCCATCGTCAACGGCCGGTGGTCGGGCAAGAGGCCGTAATCGCCGGCCTCAAGGCGCAAAGGCTTGTCATCCGACATGACGATCTTCGTTCCAGACTGGACCTGGATCAGCAGCGGGCTGGTCGTGACGAGGCGATGGAAGCAGGCTCGCCCACCCTGGCGGATCAATGCCCTGGTCGGAATGGGAAAGACGTCGTCGAGCATATTTTCTCCGCCAGCGGATGTTCAGAACGGCGACCGGAGGGGCCAGCATGACGTCGCCCGCTCGGCCATCGACTAGGTGCTCGGGAATACCAAAACCACATGCCGGCAGCAACCATGCCAGCGGCACGGCACTTGATTAGGCCTAATTACCGGCCGACCGGCGCACATAGTCGACCAGCGCGCGCAGTTTCACTGGCTGCCTCTGGCGCCTGGGATAATAGAGATAGAAGCCCGGAAATGGCGGGCAGAACTCCACCAGCAGCGGCACGAGTTCGCCGCGATCGATATAGGGCTCGAAAGTTTCCACCATGCCGAAGGTGATTCCGGCCCCAGCGCAGGCGATGCGGATCATCATTCCCATGTCATTGGTCGTGACCACGGGATCGACGGCGACGTCGAAGTCGCGGTCGTTCTCCGTGAACTCCCAGCGATAGGGCGCGGTATCCGGGCGCGGCCGCCATCCGATGCAGGCGTGGTTCTCCAGGTCGCGGGGATGGCGAGGCGAACCGTGACGCTCGAGATAGCTTGGCGATGCGGCGGCGCATTGTCTCTGTGGAGACGAAACCGAAATCGCGATCATATCCTGCTCGATCACCTCGCCCAGTCTCACACCAGCGTCGAAGCCGGCTTCGACGATGTCGAATTCGTCATCGGTGATGGTGATATCGAGCTTGATGCCCGGGCAGGCCTGCATAAAGCCGGCGAGCA from Rhizobium sp. NLR16a includes:
- a CDS encoding dihydrofolate reductase family protein, whose translation is MAKLVFGMNQSLDGYVDHTAFGPSPILFRHFVEQARRQAGSVYGRRMYEVMRYWDEDHPEWNAEEQAFAAAWRKQPKWVVSRSLTSVGPNASLVGDDLEGAMRALKAERDGEIEVAGPDLAQSLTGLGLIVVLGHGKPYFAGPRPPLRLVSHNLIDENVIKLTYVPA
- the guaA gene encoding glutamine-hydrolyzing GMP synthase → MTQTAHPDSVLIVDFGSQVTQLIARRVREAGVYCEIVPFQSAEEGFKRLQPKAVILSGSPASTVDEGSPRAPQIIFDSGLPLFGICYGQQTMCMQLGGKVESGHHREFGRAFLDVDKDCQLFEGLWSSGSRHQVWMSHGDRVTALPDGFEVVATSSNAPFAFIADEKRKYYGVQFHPEVVHTPDGAKLIGNFIHNVAGIKGDWSMSAYRQKAVEEIRKQVGDKRVICALSGGVDSSVAALLIHEAVGDQLTCILVDHGLMRKDEAANVVAMFREHYNLHLLHVDASDRFIGELEGVSDPETKRKIIGRLFIETFEEEAKKLGGADFLGQGTLYPDVIESVSFTGGPSVTIKSHHNVGGLPERMKMQLVEPLRELFKDEVRALGRELGLPDSFIGRHPFPGPGLAIRCPGGITREKLEILREADAIYLDEIRKAGLYDAIWQAFAVLLPVQTVGVMGDGRTYEFVCALRAVTSVDGMTADFYHYDMEFLGRAATRIINEVRGINRVVYDVTSKPPGTIEWE
- a CDS encoding PaaI family thioesterase, producing MSETDRGDFRARIRRNFARQAAMQTIGAELTRVEHGVVEIELPFDVKLTQQHGILHAGIISAALDSACGFAAYSLIDPEASILTIEFKVNLMSPGRGERFLFRGEITKPGSTIIVADGRGYAISDGPAKLIASMTGTMMVIRGREGITG
- a CDS encoding helix-turn-helix domain-containing protein, coding for MLDDVFPIPTRALIRQGGRACFHRLVTTSPLLIQVQSGTKIVMSDDKPLRLEAGDYGLLPDHRPLTMENIPKAPQKYQTLALPIPRQLFEDAYDRMGSVAVPSRPLPASTSRLPEEAAALFEYCSQPGNLARLPGAIAKARLMELVTWFALCGAVLGRCESPRLEDRLRQMIEADPAGAWTLANAAGLFNMSEATLRRRLSAENTAFSEVLSDTRMNRALALIQTTTLPMAQVALEVGYDSPSQFSARFKERFGVSPRHVRSGPEHFERIGAEIEQSGADALAR
- a CDS encoding LysR family transcriptional regulator, which gives rise to MADDLEGISVFLAVAEARNFRLAGERLGVTRSAVSQALQRLEDRLGAPLVQRTTRSVSLTEAGEVFLEVVRPSMRQVRDAMQTVRDMQARPSGLLRITVSSIAERFLSGTLLAGFMQACPGIKLDITITDDEFDIVEAGFDAGVRLGEVIEQDMIAISVSSPQRQCAAASPSYLERHGSPRHPRDLENHACIGWRPRPDTAPYRWEFTENDRDFDVAVDPVVTTNDMGMMIRIACAGAGITFGMVETFEPYIDRGELVPLLVEFCPPFPGFYLYYPRRQRQPVKLRALVDYVRRSAGN
- a CDS encoding YbhB/YbcL family Raf kinase inhibitor-like protein; the protein is MRLITAALMAASVFGATAAHAEMKLTSKDLAAGKAMADAQVFNGFGCSGGNISPELAWSGAPEGTKSFAVMAYDPDAPTGSGWWHWSVFNIPADISKIATGASGGKKLPAGAVEGHTDFGTSGYGGACPPTGDKPHRYQFTVYALKVDKLPLPETAPGAMVGFYVRANTLDKASIEVTYGR
- a CDS encoding DUF2252 family protein; the protein is MTTISQSVRNFENWLAGELGNDLVKKDLREKHKKMRSNAFVFLRATYWRWCETILDICPDLAGAPEVLAVGDMHLENFGTWRDVEGRLVWGVNDFDDAAVMPYALDLVRLAASAILARGDNGPSVRMVGELILTGYRRGLENPLPVILERDYKWLRKALVLPNAERREFWEKYETLRPGEKPAPPAYIKALTGALPSGSGRFVAKPHRAGTGSLGRPRFVAYCEWQGGPVLREAKALVQSAWSLCHGPQHGTIHADKIAGGRMRSADPHYTVSGHILLRRLSPNSRKIEIDKHPEILLAPTMLELMGFEIANCHSDDPTAAVAILDDLRVRGTEWLHEAARAAASAISAEQKAYARVG
- a CDS encoding 5'-methylthioadenosine/S-adenosylhomocysteine nucleosidase (Enables the cleavage of the glycosidic bond in both 5'-methylthioadenosine and S-adenosylhomocysteine), which translates into the protein MKFELKSVAGKSMLFVMAAEAEYGSFLRSRIEPLMTGVGPVEAAVALTKTLARLDAADDLPDLVVSLGSAGSAKLEQTEVYQVSSVSYRDMDASPLGFEKGRTPFLDLPAALELPLRIPGIPEASLSTGGNVISGAAYSDIDADMVDMETYAVLRACQGYKLPLIGLRGISDGAVELQHISGWTEYLHIVDRKLSYGVDSLFTALEDGVFWF